The DNA window gtcacatattgtgcattttatacactatttgtactaaagcgatcaaaaaagttcatatcaataagttttcctctttgcaccaccaggtggcagtctttttactttcatttcgagggtgcagattgcttaagttttattaatctgtataactttatttattttattaatgactataactttatatatagttaaaaatatgtaccattttcccaagtgtatataactactgctgtaagaaaatatcagaattcggtacatactttctgtattatctttgcttgaactgagccgatctaatcctgtttatatgatttgaacctgctcccgatcaggtttgacctagcagaactgttgctatgacaacaactctcggatcagctttgaagaacgaaacgatcctggatcatgtcaaatcgtcaatatccaaatccagctaactgagtaatccacatacgaagaacggaccccaggtctacacgatattggaaaaaactgacattgcgatattttgtttttctgtggtatatattgcgatatgaatacagtttcaccagatgcGTGATGAgatatagatacatatatatatatatatatatatatatatatatatatatatatatatatatatatatatatatatatatatatacacacacacacacacacacacacacacacacacacacacaYatatatatatatatatatatatatatatatatatatatatatatatatatatatatatatatataattttttattcattaagttTTTAGTAACCAAGtcaaaattttagttttatttttattttttaaaggtaaaatcCCCAGATTATTTGTACAAAATTCTGCGCTGAAATAGCAACAAAAAATATGGTTAAGACCAAAGATGATAAACTTTCTGAAGTATGCCCCATGAATCTGAATCAGTGTACACATTTAAAGTCCGTTTCCTCATTGTTTATCACTATGCATCCACACTCTTTCAGGAGCAAAGAGAAAATCACAAACAAGCCATCACTGCCCTGTCAGAGCAACTCAAAAACACACTCAAAGAGCTGAGAGAGAAAGCCAAGGAGAGGAAGGAGGCCGAACTGGGATGGAAGAAGGAAAATAAGGAGAGAGCGTTCGAGGAAGGAAAACTCAGAGACAATCTACAGAAGAGGGATCAACTCATAGAGGTCAGTCTTCTAcctataatagtaataatattattatttaagcttTTTAATATGGCTGGTTGTTATACAATCTGTGACTGTTTTTGGCCTTGCCCTTCATAGCAAGTTCTTCTGGAGCTAGAAGAGCGGGACGGTGTGTTGACGGAGCTACAACAAAACATCTCCAGTAAACTGGGACCCAAAACAGCCCTCAAACACACACTATGAGCATGTGATTGAACACACACTGTGAGTTTAGTCATACACTGAACTTCATAActaattaaatgaatatattcTCTAGCAAATGGCACTATTTTCATGATAAAGTCTTACAATGTGCTGCACTAAACTAACAGAAATGAAGATCTGCAGCTCTGGTTCCGTTTCTGAGCAGATTATTGTATCTATTAGTTAAACTGACGGGAATTCTCTAGTTTAATTGAGGAGGTTTAGACACCAAATTTATGAATAATGACTTTCATGTTTTGACCAATTGCTCAACGTTTGAGGAGGTTGGGGGTGTATTATGATGTCTTCTTTTAGTTCATATGAATTTCCGACGGGTTCTTTAGTCATTTAGATTGAGCGCAGCAATAAAATGTTCTGATTACTACCCACACTTCCAGATTGCGCTTGCAATACTGAAATATTTAGACTTTATCATattcaaacttgctttatttaggctaataataaTTTTTCCATAGCTCAGAATCTTTACagcatttaaatattattaaatgaataaatcgtttttattatttatgaccGCTAAATATGTGGAACGCTGCTTTTCTCTTATTGTTTCACTTGTCTTTTTTCTCTGTTATCTCATGGTTGTCTTgtatttctaaatgttttcttGTTGATTTGTTTTGGATATGCAGTTATTCGGCCCCATCTGCAATGTGCTGTTTTTGTTCTATACTGTAggcctttgttttttttcttttcacaatAGAAGGATTTACAGACtgttttaatcttattttatttgggTATGCTGGATTCCCCACAACCTGCTGCATACCTCATAAATTACATTCAAAGATAAGTTTGTGTGGGTTCTCAGAGTTTTGTTGGAGCTTTTCTTTTATGTCGGAAATATTAAAGGTTCTTTCTCAAGGACTCAGGGGTGTAATTGACAATAAAGCCTCAAATATCTCGATGAGTGTAGTTTGTGATCATTACTTATGTTAGAAATCACTGGACACCATTgtgactttatttaataaatctatctgaaggtaaatatatttatagacatCCTCTCTCTATAGGATTGTACTGATAAACCCTTGAAATGTCAATGGTTCttataaatatttgttataaataattttagtatttactacaaaaaatatatagtcaaatacacgaacattataaaaacattttgcatatactttttagtttattcaatgtaATAAtacttcatatttaaaaaaaaaaatcctactaaGAGCAATTTATTTAATGACAGACTATTTAAAAATCacagaataaaatacatttagactataataaaaatataaaacatcaaatacatttaaaatgcatcTTAGAGTATAGTAACAATGCTTCATATTTGCATCCACTTTTTTATGTGAATTGGAATCAGCGCACAGAAAAAGATTAATTTTAATCTTTAGTTTACAACTTCCCACTATCCTGTACTCATCTGTCGGCAAAGACtttctaattattttaattatatttattctttttagatttttttttttaagtcagaatAAGTATTTTGCACCATgacaaaacaaaattttttttacccatattttgacattttattttagttttacattaaaataaacaccttCAGTTTAATAAAGTTTCTGTGTATATCAAATAATtactgagcaattccatgcaaaagtCAACCTTACCAtgaaaaaatttactttttgcCAAGATATTGAAATCGTTTCTGCGTTTTTTGTGTACGCAAGTATTtcacagtgctttaaaaatactcaaaatgtctgtcaatgttttcaaacaattatgtttgatttaccaaagtcacattagtgccaatttcacatctgagagacgtcacatccataacggagcattttcctcattaatgcaaaaaatgtcaaataaaagaaaatcaatCGTTTGTGTTCTATAGTGAGCTAACTCTTATCTTTTTAATTAGTatcatttcttttgggttgtgcagtttaattcactgaatttctacaaagcatgttttatactgtaaactcacatttttttttgtcacaccCAAAAACacgtttattttcttcatttaaaatataaaaattttttacagattgatatttttctgctcccatttttttgtggttagtagttttggaaaatataaaccgatgtcttaatataatgtttacatattctttttgtgtgaatttatgttttgagattttactgcaaatgtcacatccataatgctggaattgctctactatatcatataataaaattatatataatataggggtacagtatatacattttttttaaatggttcaagaacgatatatataatattattttattattaatattataggtattttatatattaaaaagtatTCGTTAaacttaactttttaatttaacttttaaacaattttatgtaagttttttttttttttttttttttaaagggacagttcactcaaaaatgataatttactcatcctctagtGGTTTCCAATATTTATtagtttcttcttttgaacaaaatatatttggatgaatgctgaaaacctgtaaccattggcttgcatagtatttgcttttcctactgtggagattattcaaaatatcttctattgggttcaacacaagaaagagaCTCAtagaggtttgaaacaagtaatgtgtaaataaacgatgacagaatattcattttagggtgaactatgcctttaaatgaTCTGATTAAAAGATAAATTATGTAGTAATGTTTCTCGTCTCCACCCGTCAAATCAAATCCTATTATATATGAATAATTAACACAGTTTGACAGACTAATCGCAGCAGCAGGTCATCGTGTAACGGGATTGAGTTGCAGTGTGAATAGATCTGAATGAACTGCCTCTCCACTGACGctcattcatttcttcattacCCAATCAGAGCTCAATGCGCTGCGCGTCCCCGGTCACTTGAGGAACTGTTGCTTTGGTGACGCCAACATTTTTAAACCCAAACAGTCTGAAGTTTTTCGGATTGTTCAACTGATGGTGAACCTGTAATAGTTAACGTTACCGTGATAATGAAGCGGAGGGTTCAGTCTGCTCCTCAGGCGGTGGTTGTGGGACCTAAAGGCTGGAGAGACGCGACTGTCCGCTCCATTCAGCGCGCAGAAAATCTTCTGCGTCAAACTCACGTAGATCAGCTGGACTCCTCGACGCGATACCGTAGCCACAGCGTCGCGATATCCGCCTACAGACTGCCTCAGTTAACAGCTTACAGTGGGGACGAAAGCATGGAGAAGGAGCACAGCGAGACTGACTGGGAAAAGAAAGAGGAGTTCTGGCCCAAATCCACTGGGAGTTTGGTAAAGTACTTCAGAAGAGGGCATTTTCTGGTCCTGGTTTCTGATTGGTCAATACACAGCAGAGCAATCATGACGTTATCGACCTTAATTAAGCTTCTTGTGTTTTTGATTTCATGAATTTTCCTAAGGATCATTTTACCAAAGTTTAAGTagctaatatttttaaaaacgcaATAATAATTTTCAAGTCATTTTGCAATGTAGATGTTCCACAGAGTTTGTTTGCTCACAAAACGTTTCACTTCCACtgcaaaagttttaaaataaaaaagtatatatatatatatatatatatatatatatatatatatatatatatatatatatttctgactGAGTTCTCAATATTCAGAGAAACTGTTGGAATTACTGATCTACAATAGTGAACGCAATAATCAATAGTTTCCatacacctatttttatgcgcattttagaAATGCGGTTGAAAAAACAGTTGATGAAACGCCAAactgcgcatacattttgaaaatgcgcataaaaaacatatgcgcaaactgagtaggataaacatttcattcaataaatatattatattaataggcctatattatatatattaatatttggtcattttaaaatgccttaaacaTTTCAGTatcagtgttattatattattaatgaccttcagaactctcaagagcgtctgtgctccacgtctcacGCCTTCCAACGCCACCATACGTTCACTGTATGTCATGATTgctttctgaggcgcaagtcatttattaaatcaaGAAAATATTCACACAGCTTCCTTCTACCGCagcaaattatgttttttttactattgatatttggcgccagttaatcaggaagtggcaattttgtttgctttgactcgttggatggaagcgctgctttatttgcacgtcttttatgccataatccagttttgcacataaaccTGATTAgcatttttagatggaaacaGCTAGAGAtctatatattaatgttttaaatactaaatctaATGTTCAATATTATGGTTAGAAATAGAATTGTTAGCCATAAACTCAGAATTGAAGAGACAAAAGTCAGACTTTTTTTCTATTACTATTTCAATGTTTTAGTgcaattcaaatattatttagtgcAATTATGAATTTTAATCTCGGAATTCCACATATGTCACAGTACTGAGAAAAAAGACACATCAGAATTTTGAGATATAAATTcctaattacaaataaataaataaataaataaataaatgaaaatctgaattgTTACATAAAAGTCACTTGTTTTCTCCTTTTTTCCCCTTCCAGGTtggaaactaaataaaaaaagaataggaTGCATTTTTCCCCcatctcatgttttgtttcacATCACTGTGTTCCTTTAAGAGATAACGATGCAATCTGCatgaatttttaataaatagtCTTTAGGATTATAATTAGATATTAAAGGgtacctatggtgaaaaatctacttttcaagctgtttggacagacatgtgtgtatatagtgtatagactgtcatattggggtgaaattaacacacccagtcctttttttttccaatttaaaaacataaaaatggtggaccaattggagtggttttcagaccgaccacaacttgacggaggagtgcggtccccccgcccaccgaattgattgacagcttagcaTGTCCCAGTAGTCACGTGTACAATCATGTCAATAAGaccagacgtgcgcaaagcaaccaggaatataaaggtctgttcagttcccaagcatcatcaatcatcatcaaacatgatcaagagtaagtttcaaatgtttaaaatgttttaaaacagagcatatGTGTAATAaagtacagcgatttacttcatcagcacagccgcgtgcgtgtcagaacaattatgaaAGAAGGCGCTTCAgtcccagtttgtggacgttaaatcaggtttattttgtacattacagatatccatacagcagttgagattagcctgtatcctgacACATTTTCATGCTAAAACAGTGCTAAGCTAAgcacgctctgtctgtctgtatgtgtgcgTCTCCTgcggtgtgtgtgcgcgcgcgtgaactttgtaacgatattgcgtgtcactcatcaatgcaactgcacaacaagtactcattggtaaagttcttactgtagtatttctcacaaacgctgcgtgagaccttcttcctttaaagctgcggtcacactgggcttttcctcccatagactcaaattcatacgcacgcaaatacgtcagaccggaaacgcagggtcatgtgttaagtttcgcaggttgctaccgtgcaaagttcaagcttgctgaaaaggtataatgaaaaatcgtatggttgttttgagctgaaactttacatacacattctagagaagcaaaagacttatattaaatttgaaaaaaggggtaaactaggtgccctttaaagtccaCATAAAATCAAAATTGAAAATGTTGCTAGCAAACACTGATAGTCTTAAAGTGAACAATTgatgtgcaagttaatccactaaaacaaatgttgtttggtaatctttaatcaaaatctgaccatttgaTTCTGCTCTGGAATGGCAGTGCTTCTTTGATGATGTCATTTTGATGGCTTGGGTGAAATaggcttagccacgcccctccaaaCGTTAGTTTGctacaaattaaaaataacccTGCCCcctaattaatattcaatattaatattaataaatattttgaaaagtttgccccgTTTTCTGGTTAATGACCTGGGAGAAATACATTTTAGAgctataaaattattattgtaactATTATTCTTGGCATGTACAGGCCTGCAAtgggcgtcacagtggtgcagtgagtagcactatcgcctcacaatctacccctgattaataaagagatttaGTCGAAAAGAAAactatttaatgaataaatgaccaGGCCTGCAGTCTCACTGCACATTTTCTTTAGTACTGGCCAAAGAGAAACCCATTTCTGTACTAAAACAGGGCTGAACTGAAAGTGCAATTTCATTTATTCCATCTAAGAAATGCTTTGCCTTAAGGCTGTACAGTAGAGTTTTACTCCATATTCCAACGCTTGTTTTTTGACCTATAACTGAGATATCTACAACTCTGATTTTGTGTCGATAGCTCACTTCTGGACTCATCGGTGGGCCATTTCCCCCACCGGTGCTGCGTGAGCAGAGTGCAGTGGTCAGCACGGGTTTGGCAGCTGATTATATGCGCAGTGTGAGAGAGGTGGAGGGTCATCTGCGCAAACAAACAGGCCGGGTCACACAGGAGGCCACAAAGGTGGAGCATCAGAGGGAACGACTGGAGAAATTACTGCGCAGTCTGAGGAAAGCACTGCTGGTCAATCAGCAAAGTGCGAATGGCAGGACTTTTCGACCAGCCACCACAGAGACGGTGAGTATAGCccaagtccctttaaggcaagtcatttcactcagccaTCTTTAAAGCGCCTGTACGAATATTCAGTCTGAACTGGGAAAATACTCCAAAAAGCAAAGCTTACATTTCATATTCAGAATCACcagtaaaattaaacaacaactgcctCTTTTGTTCCATTTCTAAACGTTCAAATCAtacaaaaatctgtaaaaacacacgtctggtctgagccTCTCGGCCCAGAGAATCGCCAGTCTATaacgatcgctgattggctcctgtagaaggcggggcttcattcgtcATATCGATTGTTACACTTTTTCTCATTCAAACCTGTacaagtgacacgtcttgtgtattctatagtttacTATAGTCTATAATTTACAGCTAAAGGTGTATACAGCATAATGAATTATTAGCTTataagcaggggtgggcaaacttggccctggagggccggtgtcctgcagactttagctccaacactaatcaaacacacctgaacatgctaatcagtgttttcaagatcactagaaagctataagcaggtgtgtttgattagagttggagctaaactgtgcagaacacCAGTCTTCTGggacagagtttgcccacccctgctataAGGAGGTTAAGATATATAGTTCtcctaaaaataaacattcagtcatcatttacttacactcCAGCTTACttttgttcaacacaaaataCGATttcttgaagaatgttggaaactggtcatcattgacttccactgtatttgtttttttcccatatggaagtcagtggttcccGGTTTCAatcattcttcaaagtatcttcttttctgttcaacagaagaatttAACTCATAGAGGTTTGGAATCATTTGGGTGTGAGTaaatgaaaattatatttttatttttgggttaattgcttgtttaaaattataaaactgttaaaaaggaaaacaaaaaacaatgcttCCGCTGAATGTTTTTGTCAGGGGCGGGATGGAGCTGATGATCTTCTACAGACTGAACGAAGAGGTCTGAATATGCTAAAACAAGAACTGGAGAGCATGCTGAGAAAGACTTTAGCTCAACAACAGGTACAACATAGGATTTTCTGGATATTCAATTTGTAGATTTGAACCAAGCCAATAGAGGAATGGTTTCACTCAATATGAAAGGCCAATAGTTTGACcgtttaaagggattgttcactctaaaatgaaaatttactcactatttaatcaGCCTCGAGTGGTgttaaacttttatgagtttgtttcttttgcaaacaaagatatttttaagaaagcttgaaagctgtaaccactgacatccatagtaggaaaaacaatatattttgaagtcagTGGCTTTCAACATTTTTtgaaatatcatcttttgtgttcaaaagaaagtGTAGGGTTTGTGACTAgtgaaggctgagtaaatgatatCAGAATATcacaatcatccccatccactgatgtggctctatcacggtctcttcactccaccaatagctggtgtgtggtgagcgcacatgtgcagttgtcctgtggctgccatcccgtcatccaagtggatgctgcacactggtggtggtgtggagagacccctctctTGATTGTTAAGCActttggatgtatggccatatgtgataaatgcgctatataaattcACATTTCATTACATAAGAAACCATCAAAGTCTGAACTTTTCAATTAACATTACTGTTCAAAAGTTCAGTaagatttttatataataataattgtattaagcAATagtattaaattgattaaaagcaaaaataaatatatttctaaaaacatttaaaataaatgctgctcTTTTTGAATCTGTTTTCAGCAGTTATttgatattgtaatatttttcttaactttttttatttaataaatacaaccTTGAGCAAAAGTGACTTTACAAAAACGTAAATCAACCCTAAacccttaaaaaaatgtaattgatgaAACAGTGGGTAtcacgcagtgggtagcacgttcaccttaaagcaagaaggtcactggtttgagctttgcacaagtttgcatgttctccctgtcttagcatgggttttctctaggtgcttcggtttcccccacagtctataggtaaattgggtaggctaagttgtccgcagtgtatgagtgtgtgtgtgtgaatgagagtgtttggatgcttcccagtgatgggttgcagctggaagggcatctgctgcgtaaaacatatggtggatgagttggcggttcattacggtgtggcgaccctagattaataaagggacttagccaaaaagaaaatgaatgaatgtatgaaacttaaatttaaaacttgcgttaacaaaaaaaaaaatagctaatttAGATATACCTACAGACTAGCAAGCatttctaatagacatctaaacatagatgtGTTGGCTGAAACAAAGCTAATTTTGGTTAtcaatgaaaatctaatagacgtctaatagtctattacaggggtggccaaccctgttcctggagagccaccttcctacagatttcagttgcaacccatatcaaacacacctgcctgtaattatcatgtggtgttcaggtcctaattaattggttcaggtgtgtttcataTGGGTtgtaactgaaatctgcaggaaggtggctctccaggaacagggttggccacccctgtaatAGACtaatagacgtctattagattttcattgaTAACCAAaattagctttgttttagccaacaCATCTattacaggggtggccaaccctggtCTATTAGTATCTATTCCAAAAGTAGGCTAGTCATCATATAGCCAGAAATGAATGATTACACATGTGAACTAAGTCTTTTGGGACTATTGTTAGAATAAAAATTTCACTGACAGAAAAAttgtagccttgttttagccaagatgtctaTATTTAGaagtctattagatgtctatgttaaatctaaatttacacAGCTTATTTTGCTggtgcacattgttattctttaggtgataATTAATCCACTGAATAAGTGGACAGTTTGATAGCTTTAGCCACAATATTCCTaatcttaccattagtttgctatgagggaatgatgctcaAAAGCAACGCCCCACTAACTATGTCAACAttctaaaataaaagtcccaGCTTTATGCAAACTTTGCTTGATTCCAACTTTGCAAAATTGCTTGATGGCAgccaggggcgcaactacacatatACTGAGAGGTATGCGGGTTCAAGTtttgtaactaaaataaaattgttttgaacaaaaaaagttaccaaaaggcctgatgtatcaatatgacacataataaatttataaaaacatgtatattgtataaaatgGATCTTGATAGAAggattaaaaacatttcagttccaaaaaatgtgaatattcggacaatttgttcatgtgtcaactttaacagggttaagaatcattataatcaagtatataatatttatataggtgaatttttaatccaaatattttatctgaaatatCGGTTTATGTGAAATAGGTCTGTActtacataaacatacattttgtgtgatccctcttatttaggcaaaataattaaataataataaataataataaatgaagaaaaaattcagattaatcttataacttttgacctcaactgtactgtatgtatgatttgacagttttattttgataaaaattgtaaaaaaaatctaaagttacatttacatgaacactttacacttggctctgcgactgcatgttattgtgttgattttgaattaaaatgtgtgtgccaACGTATGCAACTCatgatataattttttatttattaaaatacaatattatactcatacaaaatgcaaaaaaaaacatttttaacaaaacatatttatttatttatttttttatttgaaacttttaataaggataatttcaaaaatagttttggcacaatggcgcccccccatgtgtggcgcccctatgcgccgcatatactgcataccccctttttgcgccactgatgGCAGCACACGTTCACCACACTTACGGTTTGATTGAAAATGgtcttctgttaaacaccaaAGGCTTTGGCTGACAGCAGTAAGCAGTTGCTGGACTGTGCCTTTTTGAGATCCAGCGTAACAGAGCTGCTTCCCCAGCACGGCTCACTCTTAGCGGGTGTGAAAACCTACCCATCTCCCCTATCACTGAAACCTGACCCTGCAGGACCGTTCACACCAGGTGCCACAAGCTACTTTAATAATGAAGTCTCTCACTCTTGTCTCTGTCCCAAGACAGTGAACAACTATCTAATCTTTCTCTAAGAGTGCAAACAGGCTTTGGATTCCTCATCTGCAGTACTACAAGAGTCTCAGCAGCTCAGAGAAAACATTACTCAAGTCATGAGTGATGTCATCAGAAAGCAAACAGACATGCACCGCTCGGCCAGCGAAGCCCTGCTGAGGAAAATCACTGAAACCATCAACCTGGAGGTGCGTGATAAAAGCAGACGGAGGATTAGGATGTTTATAAATGTAGATTATTGATTTATAGGCCCTAATAATTCACTCTAATTCAGTAGAATAATTTAGAATGTGGTCAAATGTGGAAATATGTACAGTAGTACACAACTTACTTTAATataaaagtttgaggtcagtaacattatagtttaaaaatggaaagttaataaatataataatttaaagacttaacaaacagttaaataaacttgtaatatacatacaaataaacttgcttaaatatattttaaataaatgttgttgttttgaatatttaaaattgtCACTTTTACTTTGCACCAAACTGGCATTTTAAATATGTCTGAAAGATCATTTGACACTGAATACTGAAGGAATGCTGTTAAAAATTCAGCttgcatcacaggaataaatcacatttcaaaaatattctttaaaattgtacaagtatttcataatattattgcttttactgtatttttttcttatggcAAGGATATGATTAATATTGTGAAATGCTCTGACCTACCAAACAGTGGCGTTGCGAGGGGGGGggtttgggggcttaagcccctgatgtattgtcaaaagcccctgatcttttgcaatatgttgcacttaaataaaaatataattatatataataaataatatataagtatatataatggtgtataacatttaatttgttatcAAAGTATTGAAAATTACGGCGTACATCACGCACATTCCACCACACGCAGTGTTTCTGTcgggtcagctgttcagcagtacctgtatctaccggcaggtgggagtggcactgttgtca is part of the Danio rerio strain Tuebingen ecotype United States chromosome 15, GRCz12tu, whole genome shotgun sequence genome and encodes:
- the tektl1 gene encoding tektin-like protein 1, coding for MKRRVQSAPQAVVVGPKGWRDATVRSIQRAENLLRQTHVDQLDSSTRYRSHSVAISAYRLPQLTAYSGDESMEKEHSETDWEKKEEFWPKSTGSLLTSGLIGGPFPPPVLREQSAVVSTGLAADYMRSVREVEGHLRKQTGRVTQEATKVEHQRERLEKLLRSLRKALLVNQQSANGRTFRPATTETGRDGADDLLQTERRGLNMLKQELESMLRKTLAQQQALADSSKQLLDCAFLRSSVTELLPQHGSLLAGVKTYPSPLSLKPDPAGPFTPECKQALDSSSAVLQESQQLRENITQVMSDVIRKQTDMHRSASEALLRKITETINLEQHLTLSSAATRQAIYRKQRQMQCAGYSLGRALGPVCRADLFCRERLNRPMTQLYGRHSSVGLPESDLLAQGDTMLRKHLESSGKEIAALQDAHQQLEDDMYGKRAAAGVDSAVVRLRRRLVRPQSVRPATS